The genomic DNA ATCGGATCCAGCGCCTGGCAGTGCGGCATGCGCGTGATCGCCAGGTCCAGCCCCGCGAAAGTCCCCGCGATGCTCATGTTGTTCGCGGCCAGATGGCCGCTCACCGGCACCTGCTCGGTCACCTTGCCGTTGTGCAGCGTCCAATAGGAATGGGCGTCGTCGATGGTGGTGCGCAGGCACTGGTGCTGCATCAGGTCGCTCGGCGTTTTGGGCTCGCCAAAGCGCTCCAGATAGCGGTCCGATGCATACAGGTAATTGTCCAGCGACACCAGCTCCTGCACCACCGCGCCATCGCTGCGCGGCACCGGCGCGGCGCCATTGCCGTTGTCCGCGGCGGCCGAAGGATAGTCGCCGTCGCGCCCGAAGCGCAGCACGATGTCGAACGGCGTACCCTGCGCGTCCGATGCCGTCATCATGCTCAGGTCGAACTCGCACTCCACCTCCGGATAGCGGTCGGTGAAATCCTTGATCGTCTCCGGCAGCAGCCAGATCGCCAGGCTATAGGGCATCGACACCCGCAGATTGCCGGACGGGCCGCCCGACAACGCCTGCAATTGCTCGTGCGCCAGGCGCGCCTCGTCGATCA from Achromobacter xylosoxidans includes the following:
- a CDS encoding LysR family transcriptional regulator, with translation MEASTVQLNDIALFVEVAKRKSFSLAARALNMPTSTLSRRINELERAIGLRLINRNTRRLDLTEAGAAYMSRCQGLIDEARLAHEQLQALSGGPSGNLRVSMPYSLAIWLLPETIKDFTDRYPEVECEFDLSMMTASDAQGTPFDIVLRFGRDGDYPSAAADNGNGAAPVPRSDGAVVQELVSLDNYLYASDRYLERFGEPKTPSDLMQHQCLRTTIDDAHSYWTLHNGKVTEQVPVSGHLAANNMSIAGTFAGLDLAITRMPHCQALDPIIKRNSLRRVLPGWSVDPISIYVVYPSSIQPAKTRAFMDFIRPKLGPAE